In Legionella cincinnatiensis, the DNA window CATGGCAATATCGAAGCAATGCTTCGCCTTCAGAAGTTAATAATACACCATGGTGTGTACGAATAAATAAAGTGGTGCGTAAACGGGCTTCTAACGTTCGTATTCGTTGAGTCACCGCTGTTTGAGTTAAATGAATCGCTTTGGCTGCAGCATGCATACTTTTATGTTGAGCTACAGCAAAAAAGACTTGTAGTTGTGGATCCAGTAACGTCACTAGTGATCTCATTGTATTCTATTTATTAATAGGTAAATCAAGTACGAGTTTAAACTGAAAAAAGCGAATCTGTATATGAGTTGCAATTTTTTTTGATTAAGTTCATTCCCCTTTTATTGGGTAAGATATATTTACCTATCTCTACTAAATAAAATTGTTCAAATCCGGGAATAATATATTTTACACAGTGAAACCCAGTATCAATATCTGCAATGGTTGTCGTATAGATTGCAAAATTTTTATTCCGAATTCGTTGAATGATTGTATGCAGTTGTCGTTCAAGCGACATATCTTCATGATAACCTGGGAGTGAGTTGAAATTTACCATCTGGGAATTCTTAATTAATTGAGAAATATCAGCTTTTGCACATTTAGCTAATAAGGGAGTGGTGATAAAGTTTTTTAATGTTTGGTTTTGATTCTTTTCTAAATGTTTATTAAACAAATGTAAGGGTTGTAATGATTCAAGGAGAGCTCTTTCCAGAGCGTAGTCTTTGAATAAAGAAGTTCCACAGCCAATAGGTTGAATAACCATAGGTTGATTTGTCATTGAAACGAGAACAGTAGGGATTCCAATATCGCTGGTTATATCAACAAGAATGAGCTCTTCTGAATACTCCTTTTCAAGGTGCTTAATCATTTTTTTTAAGTATTCTGGTACAGATTGTTTATCAATTATGGAAATTTTATTATTCAGTAAAAATGCTTGGATAAGGAATAAAGAGTAAGCATCTCGTTCCACAGCTTCATTTAGTGCATGGATGCTTGCTTCTTCTCTACTGGTTCCTGATGCTATTCCAGAATCGCATGCATTCCATGCGTACGGTTGATAATTAAATTGATCTGTAGAGGGTGGTTTTTTTCCATAGCGGGGATCAAGCAAATAAAAAGGATAGTACAGGTATTCACCTGTTATGATTTCTACGCATTGTGCAAATGGGATCTTTTCTTGATGTCTATAAATTCTAGGATCTAAGAGGTGAAGCTCTTTTAGTTTATTAACAATCAATGGATTATCTAAAGAATAGTAGCGTTCTCGGTTATGATTATATT includes these proteins:
- a CDS encoding YcaO-like family protein, which produces MNNNYERQLLPEIAMEIAESTMAKLKLRAEFNTYGTDLKTYHCKLLDTKNNTLFYGCGKGIGIQSKVSACFEAIEHYAVHAFCQYNHNRERYYSLDNPLIVNKLKELHLLDPRIYRHQEKIPFAQCVEIITGEYLYYPFYLLDPRYGKKPPSTDQFNYQPYAWNACDSGIASGTSREEASIHALNEAVERDAYSLFLIQAFLLNNKISIIDKQSVPEYLKKMIKHLEKEYSEELILVDITSDIGIPTVLVSMTNQPMVIQPIGCGTSLFKDYALERALLESLQPLHLFNKHLEKNQNQTLKNFITTPLLAKCAKADISQLIKNSQMVNFNSLPGYHEDMSLERQLHTIIQRIRNKNFAIYTTTIADIDTGFHCVKYIIPGFEQFYLVEIGKYILPNKRGMNLIKKNCNSYTDSLFSV